A part of Aegilops tauschii subsp. strangulata cultivar AL8/78 chromosome 2, Aet v6.0, whole genome shotgun sequence genomic DNA contains:
- the LOC109761285 gene encoding uncharacterized protein isoform X1 yields the protein MAREASSSSAPGPSELPPAAGGSGSGSGGDTPRVTRRRARGDPLLIVCGCFSVVTAATALLCVAVNVLSAVQSFRRNGGYIFGGIFRCYAVVISLFVAVLETEWGFIIKFCKILEYWPARGMLQIFVAVMTKAYPNVERSDLILLQDIASYLLLACGLIYVISGVLCLGVLKRSRQQKATSREQAAKDLHELEKRREELEALLIAERCSSFRLDFC from the exons ATGGCCAGGGaggcgtcgtcgtcctccgcgccGGGGCCCTCAGAGTTGCCGCCGGCGGCTGGTGGCAGCGGCAGCGGAAGCGGCGGGGACACGCCGCGAGTGACGCGGCGACGCGCCCGCGGCGACCCCCTCCTCATCGTGTGCGGCTGCTTCAGCGTCGTCACGGCCGCCACCGCCTTGCTCTGCGTCGCCGTCAACGTCCTCTCCGCTGTCCAGTCCTTCCGCCGCAACGGTGGCTAC ATATTCGGGGGCATATTCCGGTGCTATGCGGTGGTGATCTCGCTGTTCGTGGCCGTCCTCGAGACCGAGTGGGGATTCATCATCAAATTCTGCAAG ATATTGGAATACTGGCCTGCAAGGGGGATGCTACAGATATT TGTTGCTGTCATGACGAAGGCATACCCAAACGTTGAAAGGAGCGATCTGATTTTGCTTCAGGACATTGCCAGCTATCTGCTCCTTGCATGTGGACTAATCTATGTAATCTCG GGGGTATTATGTCTTGGTGTACTAAAGCGTTCTAGGCAGCAGAAAGCAACATCACGAGAGCAAGCAGCCAAAGATCTGCAT GAGCTGGAGAAGCGGAGAGAGGAACTCGAGGCATTGTTAATTGCTGAGAG GTGTTCCAGTTTTCGTCTAGATTTCTGCTGA
- the LOC109761285 gene encoding uncharacterized protein isoform X2 translates to MAREASSSSAPGPSELPPAAGGSGSGSGGDTPRVTRRRARGDPLLIVCGCFSVVTAATALLCVAVNVLSAVQSFRRNGGYIFGGIFRCYAVVISLFVAVLETEWGFIIKFCKILEYWPARGMLQIFVAVMTKAYPNVERSDLILLQDIASYLLLACGLIYVISGVLCLGVLKRSRQQKATSREQAAKDLHELEKRREELEALLIAERSELV, encoded by the exons ATGGCCAGGGaggcgtcgtcgtcctccgcgccGGGGCCCTCAGAGTTGCCGCCGGCGGCTGGTGGCAGCGGCAGCGGAAGCGGCGGGGACACGCCGCGAGTGACGCGGCGACGCGCCCGCGGCGACCCCCTCCTCATCGTGTGCGGCTGCTTCAGCGTCGTCACGGCCGCCACCGCCTTGCTCTGCGTCGCCGTCAACGTCCTCTCCGCTGTCCAGTCCTTCCGCCGCAACGGTGGCTAC ATATTCGGGGGCATATTCCGGTGCTATGCGGTGGTGATCTCGCTGTTCGTGGCCGTCCTCGAGACCGAGTGGGGATTCATCATCAAATTCTGCAAG ATATTGGAATACTGGCCTGCAAGGGGGATGCTACAGATATT TGTTGCTGTCATGACGAAGGCATACCCAAACGTTGAAAGGAGCGATCTGATTTTGCTTCAGGACATTGCCAGCTATCTGCTCCTTGCATGTGGACTAATCTATGTAATCTCG GGGGTATTATGTCTTGGTGTACTAAAGCGTTCTAGGCAGCAGAAAGCAACATCACGAGAGCAAGCAGCCAAAGATCTGCAT GAGCTGGAGAAGCGGAGAGAGGAACTCGAGGCATTGTTAATTGCTGAGAGGTCCGAATTGGTCTGA